TCTGCATCATTTTGCGGAAGCAATCTGCCCTGGATTTCGCCACCGAGACTTTTCAGCGCTACCGCAGCGATTACACCCTCAGGTGCTCCGCCTGAACCGAACAGGATATCCACGCCGGTAGTATCAAACGCCGTGTTGATTGCGCCAGCTACATCACCGTCATTGATCAATTTGATTCTTGCACCTGCTTCACGAAGCTGGGCAATGATATGTTCATGGCGAGGACGGTTCAATACCGTTGCCACTACATCTTCAATATCCTTATTCTTCGCTTTTGCCACGGCCTTCAGATTATCAAGAACGGATGCATTGATATCGACCATGCCTACCGCTTCAGGACCTACCGCAAGTTTATCCATATACATGTCCGGTGCGTGAAGCAGGTTACCGTTATCTGCCACCGCGAGGACTGCAAGGGCATTCCACCCGCCAGACGCTACAATATTCGTTCCTTCCAGAGGATCGACAGCGACATCCAAACGCGGACCATAGCCTGTCCCAAGCTTTTCACCAATATACAGCATCGGTGCTTCGTCCATTTCCCCTTCGCCGATTACGACTGTGCCTTTCATCGGGATGGTGTCAAACACATCTCTCATTGCCGACGTTGCAGCATCGTCAGCTTCGTCTTTTTTACCGCGTCCCATCCAGCGGGCTGAAGCAAGCGCAGCCGCTTCTGTCACGCGGACAAGCTCCATCGTTAAGCTACGTTCCATATGATCATCCCCTAATCATGAAAGATGCTAATGCCTACCGAAAAGGTATTCCTCTCAACCAATCCGTTTCCATAAATCAACTTTCTCCTCGTTAGTCGATTATATCTCCGGAACTATTTAAGAAGCGAATCTTTCAAGCTTCCATAGTTGGCTGCTCGATAGTTAAATAAGTTATACTATTTCGCGTTCACGATAAGCATTAGCACCACTATTTGTATTGTACAGCTCTATTGTACTATACTTTTTATGATTTTTTCACTTCTTCTTGCTCTTCAGATGTCATATCTTCACGCCAAATTGTGGCACCTAGCCCATTTAGCTTTTCAACAATATGGCTGTAGCCGCGGTCGATATGGTCGACACCAGTGATTTCAGTGACGCCTTCCGCCATCAGTCCGGCAATGACAAGCGCAGCTCCTGCTCGGAGGTCACTGGCCTTAACCTTAGCTCCCTGCAGCTTGACAGGACCGCTGAT
This window of the Mesobacillus jeotgali genome carries:
- the glpX gene encoding class II fructose-bisphosphatase — its product is MERSLTMELVRVTEAAALASARWMGRGKKDEADDAATSAMRDVFDTIPMKGTVVIGEGEMDEAPMLYIGEKLGTGYGPRLDVAVDPLEGTNIVASGGWNALAVLAVADNGNLLHAPDMYMDKLAVGPEAVGMVDINASVLDNLKAVAKAKNKDIEDVVATVLNRPRHEHIIAQLREAGARIKLINDGDVAGAINTAFDTTGVDILFGSGGAPEGVIAAVALKSLGGEIQGRLLPQNDAELERCKKMGIDVNKVLLMEDFVRGDDAIFAATGVTDGELLKGVQFKGSYGSTHSVVMRAKSGTVRFIEGQHSLKKKPHLVMK